In a genomic window of Thermogemmata fonticola:
- a CDS encoding sensor histidine kinase → MRSIRRSLTLYLLLLVALMLAGVWFVIDQAAMQAFAAREEAGQHLILSRYEENVRREQAQIDQILFDKARELANVMQLHYGQSYEIEAVKFPTVTAVSPLMFLTSQPGLWAVPTSGSVPVLPVPTGGGGSPPSLGSGAGGSGPPAGGGSPPLVTFRRPLPHHFAWVQFYFGNLPLPEEFIQHFDDDKGSSDYFQINTTGGREWRSRSLGSRKLPFNPSDLESRSSSGGDAQRLVEAENLIDWTFGTVELQPDGEKVRRVVYKVPYFLRSPPRRRDWPQRSLLGAWGAWAAAGGIGLPPAASGTAGLPRIYVQCARPDREIQHRLQQLAEERDRELAELTADIEAVRHQLRQRIAGVGLVAFLAVAAGGPLLVGRGLRPLGKLSDAVSRVSEKDFKLPHDGSDLSAELAPIHARLTQTLDLLRRAFAREKQAVADISHELRTPIAALLATLDVALMKPRDPEQYRTCLQECRLIARQLGQLVERIMTLATLDAGNDRLDIGPVQVHELASACVAVIRPLASTNQITIDYDVPSDLVMETDAGKLREVLTNLLHNAVEYNRPGGLVELSIWTQQHEVIVQVRDTGIGMTPEVMEKIFERFYRADASRHAAGVHAGLGLAIVKEYVERLGGTIEVESQPEVGSTFRLRLPRQWTSRQQTDG, encoded by the coding sequence ATGCGTTCGATCCGCCGCTCTTTGACGTTGTACCTGTTGCTTTTGGTGGCCCTGATGCTGGCCGGGGTGTGGTTCGTCATCGACCAGGCGGCGATGCAGGCGTTTGCAGCGCGGGAAGAAGCCGGACAGCACCTCATCCTGTCCCGTTACGAGGAGAATGTCCGCCGGGAACAGGCCCAGATTGATCAGATTCTCTTCGACAAGGCGCGCGAGCTGGCCAATGTCATGCAGTTGCATTACGGCCAGAGCTATGAGATCGAAGCGGTCAAATTCCCCACCGTGACAGCGGTCAGTCCCCTGATGTTTCTGACGTCGCAGCCGGGTCTCTGGGCCGTTCCCACATCCGGGAGTGTCCCGGTACTCCCCGTGCCAACCGGCGGAGGTGGTTCGCCCCCTTCTTTGGGGAGCGGCGCAGGAGGGAGCGGTCCGCCGGCTGGGGGGGGAAGTCCGCCGCTCGTCACCTTCCGCCGGCCTCTGCCACATCACTTCGCTTGGGTGCAATTCTACTTCGGCAATCTCCCGTTGCCGGAGGAGTTCATCCAGCACTTCGATGACGATAAAGGCAGCAGCGATTACTTCCAGATCAACACGACGGGTGGTCGAGAATGGCGTTCCCGTTCCTTGGGGAGCCGCAAGTTACCCTTCAACCCCAGCGACCTGGAAAGCCGAAGTTCGAGCGGCGGAGATGCTCAGCGTCTTGTGGAGGCGGAAAATCTGATCGACTGGACATTCGGGACGGTAGAGTTGCAACCGGATGGTGAGAAAGTGCGGCGGGTGGTCTATAAGGTGCCGTATTTTCTACGTTCGCCGCCACGGCGGCGCGATTGGCCGCAGCGATCCTTGCTCGGAGCTTGGGGAGCGTGGGCGGCAGCAGGCGGCATCGGCTTGCCACCGGCCGCCTCCGGGACGGCTGGCTTGCCGCGCATCTACGTCCAATGCGCCCGGCCAGATCGGGAGATTCAACACCGCCTGCAACAACTCGCCGAGGAACGGGACCGCGAACTGGCGGAGCTGACCGCCGACATCGAAGCGGTGCGCCATCAACTCCGCCAACGGATCGCCGGTGTCGGCCTTGTAGCTTTTCTGGCTGTGGCGGCTGGCGGACCCCTACTGGTCGGACGGGGATTGCGACCCCTCGGCAAACTTTCGGATGCTGTCAGCCGGGTGTCCGAAAAAGATTTCAAACTCCCCCATGACGGTTCGGACCTGTCGGCGGAGCTGGCGCCGATTCACGCCCGGTTGACCCAGACCCTCGACCTCTTGCGCCGAGCCTTCGCCCGCGAAAAGCAAGCGGTGGCAGACATCTCCCACGAGTTGCGCACTCCCATCGCCGCCTTGTTGGCTACGCTGGATGTCGCCTTGATGAAGCCGCGCGATCCGGAACAGTATCGCACCTGCCTGCAAGAATGCCGCCTGATCGCCCGGCAGTTGGGTCAACTGGTCGAACGCATCATGACCTTGGCGACACTCGACGCCGGAAACGACCGTTTGGATATCGGCCCCGTGCAGGTTCACGAACTGGCTTCCGCTTGCGTCGCGGTCATTCGGCCGCTCGCCTCCACGAATCAGATCACGATCGATTATGACGTGCCCTCGGACTTGGTGATGGAAACCGATGCCGGAAAGTTGCGCGAAGTGCTCACGAACCTGCTCCATAATGCAGTGGAGTACAATCGGCCAGGGGGATTGGTGGAACTATCTATCTGGACTCAGCAACACGAGGTGATCGTGCAGGTCCGCGATACCGGGATCGGGATGACGCCGGAGGTCATGGAAAAGATTTTCGAGCGCTTCTACCGGGCGGATGCCTCCCGCCATGCCGCAGGAGTCCACGCCGGCTTGGGATTGGCCATTGTCAAAGAATATGTCGAACGTCTAGGCGGCACGATTGAGGTGGAAAGCCAGCCGGAAGTCGGAAGCACATTCCGCCTTCGGCTGCCGCGCCAGTGGACCTCTCGGCAGCAAACAGACGGCTGA
- a CDS encoding response regulator transcription factor, which yields MRILLVEDSPHIVKAVRQGLEEEGFAVDVAMDGEEGDIKCRTTSYDVVILDIMLPKIDGLTLLKRWRSAGIDTHVLLLTAKTTTHDKVAGLDTGADDYLTKPFEFAELLARVRALIRRQHQQKDPVLRCYDLEIDTASRTVRRAGKSIHLTPREYALLEFLAYHKGKVVTRSMIWEHLYDEYDENTSNVVDVYIRYLRNKIDKGFDPPLILTRWGEGYMLRGEESQEDGGQTTTASSPATR from the coding sequence GTGCGCATACTGCTTGTGGAAGATAGTCCGCACATTGTCAAAGCGGTCCGCCAAGGGTTGGAGGAGGAAGGATTCGCCGTCGATGTGGCAATGGATGGCGAGGAAGGCGACATCAAATGCCGGACGACCTCGTATGATGTGGTCATTCTGGACATTATGTTGCCTAAGATCGACGGTTTGACTCTGCTCAAGCGTTGGCGTTCTGCGGGGATCGACACCCACGTGCTTCTGCTGACCGCGAAAACGACCACCCACGACAAAGTGGCGGGGCTGGACACCGGGGCGGATGACTATCTGACCAAGCCGTTTGAATTTGCGGAATTGCTCGCGCGGGTCCGTGCTCTGATTCGGCGGCAGCACCAACAGAAAGACCCTGTGCTGCGGTGTTATGATCTAGAGATTGACACGGCCTCCCGCACAGTACGCCGGGCCGGCAAATCGATCCACCTGACGCCACGAGAATATGCCCTGCTGGAGTTCTTAGCCTACCACAAAGGCAAGGTCGTAACGCGCAGCATGATCTGGGAACACCTGTATGATGAATATGACGAAAATACCTCGAATGTGGTCGATGTCTACATCCGCTATCTGCGGAACAAAATCGACAAGGGTTTCGATCCGCCGCTGATACTGACGCGCTGGGGTGAGGGATACATGCTGCGGGGTGAAGAGTCTCAGGAGGATGGGGGCCAGACCACGACGGCATCCAGTCCTGCCACGCGTTGA
- the ispG gene encoding flavodoxin-dependent (E)-4-hydroxy-3-methylbut-2-enyl-diphosphate synthase: protein MGRFQYSLLEQAPRLPGKPRHKTREVRIGSVVIGGNHPIAVQSMTTTDTHDVEATVQQIQALEAAGCELVRVTVPKPEDAHALTRIRERIGIPLICDIHFDYKMALAALDHPIDKIRINPGNIGGPERFRQVVRKAKSRGIPMRIGVNAGSLERDLCEKYGFPCPPAMVESALRYIEMAEEEGYHDIVVSLKSSDVLVAVEAYRLYAQLADYPTHIGITEAGKPPYAVTKSAAGLAPLLLDGIGDTIRVSLLGDPVPEIAAAFDILQATQRRVRRPELIACPTCGRLAIDLEKIVAELEKRLQGKRLPVKISVLGCVVNGPGEAREADIGIAAGNGKGMIFRNGEIIRRVEEAEIVDALMEEIARWEQENQHRLAKQTDVEGLGRRRLPLIST, encoded by the coding sequence ATGGGACGATTCCAATATTCGCTCCTGGAACAGGCACCACGCCTGCCTGGCAAACCGCGCCACAAGACGCGCGAGGTGCGGATTGGTTCCGTGGTCATCGGCGGGAATCATCCCATCGCCGTTCAATCCATGACGACCACCGACACGCATGATGTTGAAGCGACAGTCCAGCAGATTCAGGCTTTGGAAGCGGCGGGCTGCGAACTCGTGCGTGTCACAGTCCCCAAGCCGGAAGATGCCCACGCCTTGACGCGGATTCGCGAGCGGATCGGCATTCCCCTCATTTGCGACATCCATTTCGACTACAAGATGGCATTGGCCGCGTTGGACCATCCCATCGATAAGATCCGTATCAATCCCGGCAACATCGGCGGACCGGAGCGCTTCCGCCAGGTGGTCCGCAAGGCGAAGTCCCGCGGCATTCCGATGCGCATTGGCGTGAACGCGGGAAGCCTGGAGCGAGACTTATGCGAAAAATATGGCTTTCCTTGCCCGCCAGCGATGGTGGAAAGTGCCCTGCGTTATATCGAAATGGCGGAGGAAGAGGGGTATCATGACATCGTCGTCTCGCTCAAATCCAGCGACGTGCTGGTAGCCGTAGAGGCTTATCGGCTCTATGCCCAGTTAGCGGACTATCCCACCCACATTGGCATCACGGAAGCAGGGAAGCCACCATATGCCGTGACCAAATCGGCGGCTGGCCTGGCTCCGTTGCTCCTCGATGGAATTGGCGATACCATCCGCGTCTCTCTCTTGGGGGACCCAGTACCGGAGATTGCTGCCGCCTTCGATATCCTGCAAGCCACGCAGCGGCGCGTCCGCCGCCCCGAGTTGATTGCTTGCCCGACCTGCGGCCGATTGGCCATCGATCTGGAAAAAATCGTAGCCGAACTGGAAAAGCGCCTGCAAGGCAAACGCCTGCCGGTCAAAATCAGCGTTCTCGGATGTGTCGTCAATGGCCCTGGTGAGGCCCGCGAAGCGGATATTGGCATCGCCGCCGGTAACGGTAAAGGCATGATCTTCCGCAACGGCGAAATCATCCGCCGGGTGGAAGAAGCCGAAATTGTGGACGCCCTGATGGAAGAAATTGCCCGTTGGGAACAGGAAAACCAGCATCGCCTGGCCAAACAGACGGACGTGGAGGGACTGGGTCGGCGCCGCTTGCCTTTGATTTCGACCTGA
- a CDS encoding WD40 repeat domain-containing protein: protein MLPDNLAYFETVQNPRNCFNDPDLQAGEVVTNSHGLPLACTGNFAIVFRVTTPSGDWAVKCFTRDIPNLQQRYHAVSEHLRQRHCRFLLPFHYHQQGIRVRGTWYPIVKMQWVNGLTLRDFIDRFLERKRYIEAIMYSLYAASVDMRKKHIAHGDLQHGNIIIANYQDKGKTGYVLRLVDYDGLWVPALKKVIPSEYGHRNYQHPGRPKYYGPLADHFSLLAIYTGLCALRWNPQLWREYNNGENILFTEKDYQQPELSPLFQLLWRGSDDKLRHLIGHLVLSLYTYVDQVLPLSRVVRYPQPLAEPEVLPLEPHQLHLIERVLNFNNFTRTDKSALGSSREVLSSSASVVSSSASPYHLSSSPYHLNTPLAALRPLQDPTASASASSPSASPPLLTTTPSAASAGSGSPPGSPPVVSSPQANTHARVTVRLRRTLLGHKGKVYALTFSPASSALASVGADGIIRLWDPGSGRMLRHVDTSGFIATSLAFSHDSLCLVGSGSKGTIQGWDTIDWQCNLLFQAHTAWVNHVSFLGQTRWLVSAGEDGLIKIWESSTGQLVAALTGHKGEIWGVATTADGRHLLSGGSDQTVRVWEIASQRQVHRLEGHTGRVCCVALSPNERWVISGGWDETVRIWDITSGQPVSVIGRDVGRVHSVTLSRDGQWLIYGGDQGKIAVWDFSSLTRVLLLENLPAPILGVALSPDQRWLAAAGADGSILLWEWSTS from the coding sequence ATGCTTCCCGATAATCTGGCATACTTTGAAACGGTGCAGAACCCGCGGAATTGCTTCAACGACCCCGACTTGCAAGCTGGGGAAGTGGTGACGAATTCCCACGGATTACCGCTAGCGTGCACGGGCAACTTTGCCATCGTCTTTCGTGTCACCACACCATCAGGGGACTGGGCGGTCAAATGCTTCACGCGGGACATTCCCAATTTGCAGCAACGCTATCATGCCGTATCAGAACACTTGCGGCAGCGCCATTGCCGCTTCCTCTTGCCGTTTCATTACCATCAACAGGGCATCCGAGTGCGGGGAACCTGGTATCCAATCGTCAAGATGCAGTGGGTCAACGGTTTGACACTGCGAGATTTCATCGATCGTTTTCTGGAGAGAAAACGTTATATCGAAGCCATCATGTATTCATTGTATGCCGCCAGTGTCGATATGAGGAAAAAGCATATTGCTCATGGCGATCTTCAGCATGGAAATATCATAATTGCAAATTATCAAGATAAAGGAAAAACAGGGTATGTTCTTCGTCTAGTCGATTATGATGGGTTGTGGGTCCCGGCATTGAAGAAAGTGATTCCGTCGGAGTATGGGCACCGGAATTACCAGCATCCGGGCCGTCCCAAATACTATGGTCCTTTGGCCGACCACTTCTCCCTGCTTGCCATTTACACGGGGTTATGTGCCCTCCGCTGGAATCCGCAGTTGTGGCGGGAATACAACAACGGGGAAAACATTCTCTTTACCGAAAAGGATTACCAGCAGCCGGAACTTTCTCCCTTATTCCAACTGCTTTGGCGTGGCTCCGATGATAAACTCCGGCATCTGATTGGCCATCTGGTTTTATCCTTGTACACGTATGTGGATCAGGTCTTACCCTTATCCAGGGTTGTCCGTTATCCCCAACCATTAGCCGAGCCGGAGGTCTTACCTCTGGAACCGCACCAACTTCACTTAATCGAGAGAGTCCTTAACTTCAATAACTTCACCCGCACAGATAAATCTGCTTTGGGATCCTCTCGGGAGGTGCTTTCCTCCTCCGCATCGGTTGTATCTTCCTCGGCATCGCCGTACCACCTATCGTCATCCCCATATCATTTGAACACACCGCTGGCCGCCCTTCGCCCCCTTCAAGATCCGACTGCTTCTGCGTCGGCCTCTTCGCCCTCGGCTTCACCGCCCCTCTTGACTACGACACCTTCTGCCGCTTCCGCCGGTTCCGGGAGTCCTCCCGGATCACCCCCCGTTGTTTCGTCTCCTCAGGCGAATACTCATGCCAGGGTGACAGTCCGGCTGAGGCGGACGCTCTTGGGTCATAAGGGCAAAGTTTACGCGCTGACCTTCAGCCCCGCGAGTTCCGCGCTAGCTTCCGTCGGTGCTGATGGCATCATTCGCCTTTGGGATCCCGGTAGCGGCCGAATGCTCCGCCACGTCGACACCTCCGGTTTCATCGCTACAAGCTTGGCGTTTAGTCACGACAGCCTCTGCCTGGTGGGCAGCGGCTCGAAGGGTACGATCCAGGGCTGGGATACCATCGATTGGCAGTGCAATCTTCTGTTCCAGGCTCATACCGCTTGGGTCAACCACGTCTCGTTCCTGGGACAGACCCGATGGCTGGTCTCCGCGGGGGAAGATGGCTTGATCAAAATCTGGGAAAGCAGCACAGGGCAGCTCGTAGCCGCTTTGACGGGACATAAGGGGGAAATCTGGGGTGTTGCGACCACTGCCGATGGCCGCCATTTGTTATCGGGCGGGAGCGACCAGACAGTGCGGGTTTGGGAAATCGCCAGCCAGCGCCAAGTCCATCGGCTGGAGGGCCATACGGGCCGCGTTTGCTGCGTCGCCCTCAGTCCCAATGAGCGTTGGGTAATCTCCGGCGGCTGGGATGAGACCGTGCGTATTTGGGACATCACCAGCGGCCAGCCAGTCTCCGTGATTGGCCGGGATGTCGGGCGCGTCCACAGTGTGACTCTGAGTCGAGATGGCCAATGGTTGATTTACGGAGGGGACCAAGGCAAGATCGCGGTTTGGGATTTCTCGTCGCTCACCCGCGTGCTGCTACTGGAGAATCTGCCGGCTCCGATTCTGGGAGTCGCCCTCAGTCCGGACCAACGCTGGCTAGCGGCGGCGGGAGCCGATGGCAGCATTCTCCTCTGGGAATGGTCCACCTCTTGA
- a CDS encoding S1C family serine protease, whose product MMSLGNDQGPGWPGGRRPVSTSGLPPSAWLTFLLVLLFLAGLFFWVGMRLYRWAVPTPPLLNPQAQPRQVTPREGLDAEEQEAVELFKKVSPSVVNVDTVAKVKRAPWDDRIFEFKAGTGSGFMWDDEGRMVTNFHVVAEAYSQPHLALRVVLADRSAYDAVIVGVAPDYDLAVIQFAPHDFPPRSKIRKIELTSSEDLQVGYKAFAIGNPFGLSLTMTKGIISALGRVIDSPAGTPIPGVIQHSAAINPGNSGGPLLDRFGRLIGVNTAITTPSQHGGNVGIGFAIPSDTVNEVVTQLIRTGRLLRPDLGIKLYDQRRLRQAGFDRGVMIAQVIPDGPADRAGLRGIRRNPRTGLLEPGDLILAINGQPVDNIEDYERLLRSLKPGSIARLTVERGERTFEVEVIVGGT is encoded by the coding sequence ATGATGAGTTTGGGAAATGATCAGGGGCCCGGTTGGCCTGGAGGACGCCGGCCCGTTTCGACTTCGGGTTTGCCCCCCAGCGCCTGGCTGACGTTTTTGCTGGTGCTGCTTTTCCTCGCCGGGCTGTTCTTTTGGGTAGGGATGCGTCTCTATCGCTGGGCGGTTCCCACGCCGCCGCTGCTCAATCCCCAAGCGCAGCCGCGGCAGGTGACTCCCCGCGAGGGTCTGGATGCTGAAGAACAGGAAGCGGTCGAGCTGTTCAAGAAGGTTTCGCCCTCGGTAGTCAACGTCGATACTGTGGCTAAAGTCAAGCGGGCACCGTGGGATGATCGCATCTTTGAGTTTAAGGCCGGTACCGGTTCAGGGTTCATGTGGGATGACGAGGGCCGGATGGTGACCAACTTCCACGTGGTAGCCGAGGCATACAGCCAACCCCACTTGGCTCTGCGTGTTGTGCTGGCCGACCGCTCCGCCTACGACGCTGTCATCGTTGGAGTGGCCCCAGATTACGACTTGGCGGTGATCCAATTCGCGCCGCACGACTTTCCACCCCGAAGCAAAATCCGCAAGATCGAGCTGACCTCCTCGGAGGATCTGCAAGTGGGTTACAAAGCCTTCGCCATTGGCAACCCCTTTGGGCTAAGCCTAACGATGACCAAAGGGATCATCTCCGCCCTGGGCCGGGTCATCGATTCTCCCGCCGGGACGCCGATTCCCGGTGTGATTCAGCACAGCGCGGCGATCAATCCGGGCAACTCTGGCGGGCCGCTGTTGGATCGTTTCGGGCGGCTCATCGGAGTCAACACTGCTATTACGACGCCGAGTCAGCACGGCGGCAATGTTGGCATCGGTTTCGCCATTCCTTCGGATACCGTCAACGAAGTGGTGACGCAACTGATCCGCACCGGCCGGCTTCTCCGTCCGGACCTGGGTATCAAGCTGTACGATCAGCGTCGCTTGCGTCAAGCGGGATTCGACCGAGGTGTCATGATTGCTCAAGTCATTCCCGATGGACCGGCGGATCGCGCCGGCCTACGGGGTATTCGCCGCAATCCCCGCACCGGCTTGCTCGAACCCGGCGACCTGATTCTGGCCATCAATGGTCAACCCGTAGATAACATCGAAGATTACGAGCGTCTCTTGCGCAGCCTCAAGCCCGGCAGCATAGCCCGCCTCACGGTGGAGCGGGGGGAACGCACTTTCGAGGTCGAAGTGATCGTGGGGGGAACCTGA
- a CDS encoding succinate dehydrogenase/fumarate reductase iron-sulfur subunit — protein sequence MPQALFRIWRGERGQGQFRDYTVEVGEGMVVLDAIHQIQATQATDLACRWNCKAGKCGSCAAEVNGMPRLMCMTRLSDFPPGEPIIVEPMQTFPHVKDLVTDVSWNYEVKKRITPFRPRPPDAPDGTWRMSQEDVDRVQEFRKCIECFLCQDVCHVLREHHKHEEFIGPRFLVHTAALEMHPLDTADRIAALKREFHIGYCNITKCCTKVCPEQITITDNAIIPLKERVVDEFYDPVVKLIQLVFRPRRSGTADSPSPAAPPASASSVPASSS from the coding sequence ATGCCGCAAGCGCTGTTTCGCATCTGGCGCGGAGAACGGGGGCAAGGCCAGTTCCGGGATTATACCGTGGAAGTCGGGGAAGGGATGGTCGTTCTGGATGCCATCCACCAGATTCAAGCGACGCAAGCGACGGACCTGGCCTGCCGCTGGAATTGCAAAGCGGGCAAATGCGGGTCCTGCGCCGCCGAGGTCAACGGCATGCCGCGGCTCATGTGCATGACCCGGCTCAGCGACTTTCCCCCCGGCGAACCGATCATCGTCGAACCGATGCAAACCTTCCCCCATGTGAAGGACCTCGTCACGGATGTTTCCTGGAACTACGAGGTGAAAAAGCGGATTACTCCCTTCCGCCCGCGGCCGCCGGATGCCCCCGATGGCACGTGGCGCATGAGCCAAGAAGATGTGGACCGCGTCCAGGAGTTCCGCAAATGCATCGAGTGTTTTCTCTGCCAAGATGTCTGCCATGTCTTGCGCGAACATCACAAACATGAGGAATTCATCGGGCCGAGATTTCTGGTCCACACTGCCGCTCTGGAGATGCACCCCCTCGACACTGCCGATCGCATCGCCGCCCTCAAACGCGAGTTCCACATCGGCTATTGCAACATCACGAAATGCTGTACCAAGGTTTGCCCAGAACAGATTACGATCACGGATAATGCCATCATTCCGCTCAAAGAACGTGTCGTCGACGAGTTTTACGATCCGGTTGTCAAGTTGATCCAACTGGTATTCCGCCCCCGCCGGAGTGGGACAGCGGATTCCCCCTCGCCGGCCGCGCCACCCGCTTCCGCTTCTTCCGTTCCGGCATCTTCGTCCTGA
- a CDS encoding fumarate reductase/succinate dehydrogenase flavoprotein subunit yields the protein MSINYPIYEHDVLVIGAGGAGLRAAIEASAAGVSVGLVCKSLLGKAHTVMAEGGIAAALANVDARDNWKVHFADTMRGGQYVNNWRMAQLHAQEAPARVKELEAWGAVFDRTPDGRILQRNFGGHKYPRLAHVGDRTGLELIRTLQDYGIHRGISVYMERTVFRLFKDGERIAGAIAYDRERGRFVVFRAKAIVLATGGVGRAYKITSNSWEYTGDGHTLAYDAGAELIDMEFVQFHPTGMVWPPGVRGILVTEGVRGEGGVLRNSQGERFMFRDIPDNYKAQTAENEEEGFLYVLAEKYQGRDARRPPELLTRDHVARCIVREVKEGRGSPHGGVFLELQTFSRWYAQRVKRFDPVEHWKKKLPSMYHQFKELAGLDITREPMEVGPTTHYIMGGVRVDSDTQMSRVPGLFACGECAAGINGANRLGGNSLSDLLVLGKRAGEYAARYAQERTGLPVIDAGQVEEAARWALAPFERSQGENPFQLQQELQELMQNLVGIVRREDEMLRALESIEQLRRRAQNVAVSGNREYNPGWHTALDLHSLLTVSEAITRAALLRKESRGAQFRDDYPRKDSAQYGKVNTVIAKGPDGRMQIRWEPIPPMPQELLDIIREENGGVLPEELR from the coding sequence ATGAGCATCAACTATCCCATTTATGAGCATGATGTCCTGGTGATCGGGGCGGGCGGTGCCGGTTTGCGGGCCGCCATTGAAGCCAGCGCGGCGGGGGTGTCAGTCGGACTGGTGTGTAAATCGCTTTTGGGCAAAGCCCACACCGTGATGGCCGAGGGGGGCATTGCTGCAGCGCTGGCCAATGTAGATGCACGCGATAACTGGAAGGTCCACTTCGCCGACACGATGCGCGGCGGGCAATATGTCAACAACTGGCGGATGGCCCAACTGCACGCCCAGGAAGCGCCGGCGCGGGTCAAGGAACTGGAAGCCTGGGGAGCTGTCTTCGACCGTACGCCGGATGGGAGGATTCTGCAACGCAACTTCGGCGGCCACAAATATCCACGCCTCGCTCACGTCGGCGATCGGACAGGACTGGAATTGATCCGCACCTTGCAGGATTACGGCATCCACCGCGGAATCAGCGTGTATATGGAGCGCACCGTCTTCCGCTTGTTCAAAGACGGCGAGCGGATCGCCGGGGCGATCGCCTATGATCGCGAACGGGGGCGCTTTGTCGTCTTTCGTGCCAAAGCCATTGTCTTGGCTACAGGCGGCGTCGGGCGGGCCTACAAGATCACCTCCAACTCCTGGGAATACACCGGCGATGGCCATACGCTGGCTTACGACGCCGGCGCTGAATTGATCGACATGGAATTCGTGCAATTCCACCCCACGGGCATGGTCTGGCCTCCGGGAGTTCGCGGGATTTTGGTCACCGAAGGCGTGCGCGGGGAAGGAGGGGTGCTCCGCAATAGCCAGGGCGAGCGGTTCATGTTCCGGGATATTCCCGATAACTACAAAGCCCAAACGGCGGAAAACGAGGAGGAAGGCTTCCTTTACGTCTTGGCGGAGAAATACCAAGGGCGAGATGCCCGACGGCCTCCGGAATTGTTGACCCGTGATCACGTCGCCCGCTGCATCGTCCGAGAAGTGAAAGAGGGACGGGGAAGCCCCCATGGCGGAGTTTTCCTGGAATTGCAAACCTTCTCCCGCTGGTACGCCCAGCGAGTCAAACGCTTCGACCCGGTCGAACATTGGAAGAAAAAACTCCCCAGCATGTACCATCAATTCAAGGAGCTGGCAGGACTGGACATCACCCGTGAACCGATGGAGGTCGGGCCAACCACGCACTACATCATGGGAGGGGTCCGCGTCGATAGCGACACTCAGATGTCCCGCGTGCCTGGCCTGTTCGCCTGCGGGGAATGTGCGGCCGGCATCAACGGAGCCAACCGCTTGGGTGGCAATTCCCTCTCGGACTTGCTCGTCTTGGGTAAACGCGCCGGCGAATATGCCGCCCGGTATGCCCAAGAACGCACCGGCTTGCCCGTGATCGATGCGGGCCAGGTGGAAGAGGCGGCACGCTGGGCCTTGGCACCGTTTGAACGCTCCCAAGGCGAGAATCCCTTCCAGCTCCAGCAGGAGTTGCAGGAATTGATGCAAAATCTGGTGGGCATTGTGCGACGGGAAGATGAAATGCTGCGAGCTTTGGAGAGCATCGAACAGCTTCGCCGGCGGGCGCAAAACGTGGCAGTCAGCGGTAACCGGGAGTATAATCCCGGCTGGCACACCGCCTTGGACCTCCATAGCCTCCTGACCGTCTCGGAAGCCATCACCCGAGCAGCACTCTTACGCAAGGAAAGCCGGGGCGCCCAATTCCGCGATGACTACCCGCGCAAAGACTCGGCCCAGTACGGCAAAGTCAACACCGTCATTGCCAAAGGACCGGATGGCCGCATGCAAATCCGCTGGGAACCGATCCCGCCGATGCCTCAGGAATTGCTTGACATCATTCGCGAGGAAAACGGCGGGGTGCTGCCGGAGGAGCTGAGGTAA
- a CDS encoding succinate dehydrogenase: protein MASFPLPLQQPRGFGQTQRQDRWWLQPLAVFVGLTLFVVYATWAALQGEHYTHGPYLSPFYSPELWGNSEHAWFGPPPSWWPAWLPYSPAILILWAPAGFRLTCYYYRGAYYKAFWADPPNCAVGEPRQGYIGENGWPLRIMNIHRYFLYIAILFIGILTYDAIMAYRFEDGLGIGVGSLVLTINVVLLAGYTFGCHSLRHLVGGRRDSLHRGAVCSGIYRGCSALNRRHMLWAWLSLFSVLFADVYVRLCSMGIWRDWRLL, encoded by the coding sequence ATGGCGAGTTTTCCTCTCCCCTTGCAGCAACCCCGAGGATTCGGCCAGACGCAGCGGCAGGACCGGTGGTGGCTGCAACCCTTGGCCGTGTTCGTTGGCTTGACGCTCTTTGTGGTTTATGCGACATGGGCGGCTTTGCAGGGCGAGCATTACACTCATGGCCCTTACCTCTCGCCGTTCTACTCTCCGGAGTTGTGGGGAAACTCAGAGCACGCCTGGTTTGGTCCGCCGCCCTCTTGGTGGCCGGCTTGGCTTCCCTACTCGCCAGCGATTCTCATTCTCTGGGCGCCCGCCGGCTTCCGCCTTACCTGTTACTACTACCGCGGCGCTTACTACAAGGCGTTCTGGGCTGACCCGCCAAACTGTGCGGTGGGTGAACCGCGGCAGGGATACATCGGTGAAAACGGCTGGCCCTTGCGGATCATGAATATCCACCGCTACTTCCTCTACATCGCGATCCTGTTTATCGGCATCCTGACTTATGATGCCATCATGGCTTACCGTTTCGAGGATGGCTTGGGGATTGGCGTGGGCAGCCTGGTGCTCACCATCAACGTGGTACTGCTAGCGGGGTACACGTTCGGTTGCCATTCCTTGCGGCACCTGGTCGGCGGGCGGCGGGACAGTCTGCACCGCGGGGCGGTTTGCTCCGGTATCTATCGCGGCTGTAGCGCCCTCAATCGCCGCCATATGCTCTGGGCCTGGCTCAGCTTGTTTTCCGTCCTCTTTGCCGATGTTTACGTCCGCCTCTGTTCGATGGGCATTTGGCGGGATTGGCGATTGTTGTAG